Below is a genomic region from Nitrosopumilus sp. b3.
GAGAATTAGTGGTTAATACACCAGAACCTGAGCCAGAACCTGAGCCAGAACCTGAGCCAGAACCTGAACCTGAGCCAGAACCTGAGCCAGAACCTGAGCCAGAACCTGAGCCAGAACCTGAGCCAGAACCAACGTGTGGGGCAGGAACTGAACTTGTTGATGGAATTTGTCAGGTAATAAAAACACCCGAAACAGAAGCTAAAGGTGGTGGATGCTTAATTGCAACAGCCGCATATGGCACAGAATTGGCACCACAAGTTCAATTCTTAAGAGAAATTAGAGATAATACCGTTATGAGCACTTCATCTGGAATGGCTTTCATGACTGGATTTAACCAATTGTACTATTCATTCTCACCAACAATTGCCGACATGGAAAGAGAAAACCCAATGTTCCAAGAAGCAGTTAGAGCATTTATCACTCCGATGATTTCTACTCTATCCATTATGACGTTGGCAGATAATGGTTCAGAAGCTGAAGTTTTAGGTCTTGGAATTTCTGTGATTGCACTTAACTTGGGAATGTATATTGCAGCACCAGCATTAATTGGATTTAAAGTTCACAAGTACTATAAATCTAGAAAATAATTTCCTGATTCTCTTCTAGTAACTTATTATATTGAGAGAGATTATGAATTATGATGCATACTGAATATGAAGAATTTGAAAATATTGAAGATATGTTCATGTATATGGCATCTGCAGCTCCTCCAATGAAAAATACAATGCCAATTAATTCCTACAAAGGATATGTGATGGCATTTATTCCACTCAGTCCTGCAACTGGCGAAACATATCTAATGATTTATGCAAGTGGTTCACTTGAACCAGGAATTTATGAATTTGATGTTTCATCAAAATCTTACAAAAAAGTAGACGGGATTGAAAGAGCAGACAAAGTTTACTTTATTTGTTTAACACCAAAAAGAAATACTCTGGCAGATTCTGCTATTGATACTCTATAATTTCTTAGTTTGAATTTTTGGCGCAGATACGGATCTACTTCGTGCATATTTGTCAATTATTTCATCAGGTGTTCTTCCATTGAAAAGATCTTTGCACAATCCTCTTAGATATCTCATAATTGCCCATGTTCCGGCTTTGAGTATTCCATACATGAATATCTTCATTGGTGGTCCATATGTCTTATTTCTGAGAATGATTGGAATGATATCATTAATTACTCGTAGATTGTTTTCCCAACATTTCCAAAACAGTGTAAACTGAGCTTCATTCAAGTTTCCAAAATGCATTGAATTTTTCTCACTAAAGTCTTGATATAGTAATGGTGCTACTAGCCCTCTAAAGTCCATCTCTCTAAAATCACTCATCATATCAATGGTATATTGAATGTCGTCTGGAGTTTCATCAGGCCACCCAATTATGATTGTAGCAGCTGGGAACCAGTGGTTTTCATTTAGTATTTTTGCTCCTTCTCTAACTACACTTCCCCATTCTTCAGGTGAAAATGGTTTTGTTTTAACACCTAGGTGTTTCTTTACCATTGCAGGTGCAACAGTTTCAATTCCTAAATTGGTTGCAAGCCATCTACCTGTTTTATCCTGTTCATTGATTTGTGAAATTTGCTTCATTAATGTAGGATCAGCAGCAACTGCCGAAAATGTCATATGTGTGGTGCCAACAAAATTTGCTCCTAGCCCTTTGAGTCCCTTCCACAAATCTACAATGGCATCTCTGTTTGGGATGAAATCTCTATTGTCACATCCATATAGAAGCATTTCATCTGAATGTAGCCAAATTGAATCAAATCCATAATCTAAGTTTGTTTTTGCCTCATGTTGTAATCTCTCTAATGGCAAGTCTTTCTTTGATCTTTTATTTACATCACAAAAATCACATCCTCTTCCACAACCTCTCATTGCTTCAATCAATGAGTTGATTGTGGGTCCTTCTATTACAGGAATGTTTTCGAGATTTCTGACAAAACAATGCATTAGTTCTGGGGCATCATTTTTTTCTAGATCTTGAAATAAATCTACTGCTAACTCGTCTGCTTCTCCTACGACAACTGTATCAATTCCATGAATTTTCATTCTATCTGATTTTGCTAATTCCCATGCCCCGTTTCCACCTACTACAACTTTAAAATCATATTTCTTTTTGAGTTGTATAATGCTGGCACACATTTTTTTAAATTTCATTGCAACATATGATAATTTTTCAGGTGACATAGTTGTGGTTACTGGAGCCATTCCTAATGGATCCATCACATTAATTCCTACAACTTTGGTATCTGGCCCAATTGATTTATGAAGCATTTCTGGATGAGCCATAAACACATCTTCTCTTTTATATCCACCTTGAATCAATGAGCTTTCAATTCTTCTTAGTCCAACTTGAGCAACTTTTACTTCTCCTGTGATTGGGTCGGTTTCAACTGAGGGACAAAAAACTTTGTCAAATACCCATTCAGGAAGAACCTCGTAAGGTCCACATGCGATAAATCCGTAAAGAAAATTTCCTCTATAATTTGTCATTAAGCTACGATCAGCAGTAAGAACAACACGTTTGCCAGCCAACTACCAGACTTCGACAAAGTATGTTATATATCATTTACGAGGCAGATTATTACTGATTGGAAATTAATCCTTTTTTCTAATTGTTCTATTTGCAATATTTGCAGCAATTCCTCCTGCTGCTATTCCGTTATCTATGTTGACTACTGATAATCCCAATGAGCAGCTTTGAAGCATTGATGCTAATGCGGCAATTCCTTTCTCCCCATACCCATATCCTACAGATGTTGGAATTCCAATTATTGGGATGTCTACCATAGACGAAACAAGTGTGGCCAAAGCTCCTTCCATTCCTGCAGCAACTATTATGCAATCTACATCTTCTTTAATCATTTTTTTTAAAATTGGAAAAATTCTTTGAATTCCTGCAACACCTACATCATAACCTGTTATGCATTTACAATTCATTGCTTCACACATTAATCTCGATTCCTCGGCAACTCCAATATCTGAAGTTCCTGCAGTAAGAATTCCTACTTTGCCTCCATAGAAAAAAATTGGTTTTTTAAATAGTAATAATGTGGATGAGTTTTTTC
It encodes:
- a CDS encoding CFI-box-CTERM domain-containing protein: MKMRVTAFLAFALLSVSILSYGVNGSVFADNHNLLPVNTSSNIDIVANGANVVISGNLKDYDPLSPSAGAVTYVVKSPENNLVTIGQLIPDSDGTFEFSFIAGGQLWKLSGDYIVETKYGGNTSELILDYVGGELVVNTPEPEPEPEPEPEPEPEPEPEPEPEPEPEPEPEPEPEPTCGAGTELVDGICQVIKTPETEAKGGGCLIATAAYGTELAPQVQFLREIRDNTVMSTSSGMAFMTGFNQLYYSFSPTIADMERENPMFQEAVRAFITPMISTLSIMTLADNGSEAEVLGLGISVIALNLGMYIAAPALIGFKVHKYYKSRK
- a CDS encoding radical SAM protein yields the protein MAGKRVVLTADRSLMTNYRGNFLYGFIACGPYEVLPEWVFDKVFCPSVETDPITGEVKVAQVGLRRIESSLIQGGYKREDVFMAHPEMLHKSIGPDTKVVGINVMDPLGMAPVTTTMSPEKLSYVAMKFKKMCASIIQLKKKYDFKVVVGGNGAWELAKSDRMKIHGIDTVVVGEADELAVDLFQDLEKNDAPELMHCFVRNLENIPVIEGPTINSLIEAMRGCGRGCDFCDVNKRSKKDLPLERLQHEAKTNLDYGFDSIWLHSDEMLLYGCDNRDFIPNRDAIVDLWKGLKGLGANFVGTTHMTFSAVAADPTLMKQISQINEQDKTGRWLATNLGIETVAPAMVKKHLGVKTKPFSPEEWGSVVREGAKILNENHWFPAATIIIGWPDETPDDIQYTIDMMSDFREMDFRGLVAPLLYQDFSEKNSMHFGNLNEAQFTLFWKCWENNLRVINDIIPIILRNKTYGPPMKIFMYGILKAGTWAIMRYLRGLCKDLFNGRTPDEIIDKYARSRSVSAPKIQTKKL
- the larB gene encoding nickel pincer cofactor biosynthesis protein LarB, with product MEIDKILESLSVGKISISNAKKLLSLYSVEEVEGFAKIDINRSKRRGIPEVIFAETKEIEEIKKIVKKTLEKSNSVLISRIKKKDYPKILAFAKRLKITIKTGKNSSTLLLFKKPIFFYGGKVGILTAGTSDIGVAEESRLMCEAMNCKCITGYDVGVAGIQRIFPILKKMIKEDVDCIIVAAGMEGALATLVSSMVDIPIIGIPTSVGYGYGEKGIAALASMLQSCSLGLSVVNIDNGIAAGGIAANIANRTIRKKD